The Candidatus Omnitrophota bacterium genome window below encodes:
- the rplW gene encoding 50S ribosomal protein L23 has translation MKSSYDIIETLIRTEKGTFLEPERKYLFHVSKSATKIDIKRAVEELYKVKVQDVNTVLVTGKEKRVRQQLGRTPDWKKAIVTLKEGQKIETT, from the coding sequence ATGAAATCAAGCTACGATATTATCGAAACATTGATCCGTACGGAAAAAGGGACTTTTCTAGAGCCTGAAAGAAAATATCTTTTTCATGTGTCCAAGTCGGCAACTAAAATTGATATTAAAAGAGCCGTTGAAGAATTATATAAAGTTAAAGTCCAAGACGTGAATACAGTTTTAGTGACGGGAAAAGAAAAAAGAGTCCGCCAGCAGCTTGGCCGTACACCGGATTGGAAGAAAGCCATTGTGACGCTTAAAGAAGGCCAAAAGATAGAAACGACATAA